A DNA window from Mucilaginibacter xinganensis contains the following coding sequences:
- a CDS encoding GAF domain-containing protein, giving the protein MIVEEKALPEVARFIESDLESDPELSEIVELASAVTYSPYALIILQYNETLHLKVRKGIDLLQISAENSLCASLLAQDGLMMVSDTLADERFVNNANVSDGLGIRFFAGVPLVMRDGQSFGVLAVYDVAPKALDDHQQLVLKILASQTMKVLELKSRVYELQKKQLELEEQKQFNNDASIRLRSFFESSNNFHVLLGKSGEVIDFNKTAVAFISRVHNAVLQRDDQFVKYLHPAFVSTFLTRYNEALEGSKSFEEGSTDYDDIGTIWWEAAFEAARNDDDEIIGVSYLIRNVTERKLKEQKIVEQNKSLLKIAHIQAHEFRAPLTSIMGLMGLIKGENYEAPREYLELLDDAVNALDDKIKSIVADIDNTIINPYIAHYQ; this is encoded by the coding sequence ATGATTGTTGAAGAAAAAGCTTTACCTGAGGTTGCCCGTTTTATAGAGTCTGATCTTGAAAGTGATCCCGAATTATCGGAAATTGTTGAGCTTGCTTCTGCTGTAACTTACTCGCCTTACGCATTGATTATACTACAGTATAACGAAACTTTACATTTAAAAGTTAGAAAAGGTATCGATCTGCTCCAGATTTCGGCTGAAAACAGCTTATGTGCCAGTTTACTGGCGCAGGATGGATTAATGATGGTTAGTGATACCCTGGCCGATGAGCGTTTTGTAAATAATGCCAACGTATCGGATGGGCTGGGGATCCGTTTTTTTGCCGGCGTACCTCTGGTTATGCGGGACGGGCAAAGTTTTGGGGTGCTTGCAGTTTATGATGTGGCACCCAAGGCGCTTGATGATCACCAGCAACTGGTTTTAAAGATACTCGCCAGTCAGACCATGAAGGTACTCGAGCTTAAGTCGCGCGTTTATGAACTGCAAAAAAAGCAGCTGGAGCTGGAAGAACAAAAACAATTTAACAACGATGCGTCTATCCGCCTCCGCTCTTTTTTTGAAAGCTCCAACAACTTTCATGTATTACTTGGGAAAAGCGGCGAAGTGATTGATTTTAATAAAACCGCGGTGGCTTTTATCAGCCGGGTTCATAACGCTGTGCTGCAACGGGACGACCAGTTTGTTAAATACCTGCACCCTGCCTTTGTAAGCACCTTTTTAACCCGTTACAATGAAGCGCTGGAGGGAAGCAAATCGTTTGAAGAAGGATCGACAGATTACGACGATATTGGCACCATCTGGTGGGAAGCTGCTTTTGAAGCTGCGAGGAATGATGATGATGAAATTATCGGGGTATCGTACCTGATCCGTAATGTAACCGAACGAAAGCTTAAAGAGCAGAAAATAGTTGAGCAGAATAAATCGTTGTTAAAAATAGCCCATATCCAGGCACATGAGTTCAGGGCACCGCTCACCTCTATTATGGGCTTGATGGGCCTGATAAAAGGAGAAAATTATGAGGCTCCGCGCGAGTACCTGGAATTGCTGGATGACGCGGTGAATGCGCTTGATGATAAGATAAAGTCAATTGTTGCTGATATAGACAATACCATCATCAATCCTTACATCGCTCATTATCAATAG